A stretch of Paenibacillus mucilaginosus 3016 DNA encodes these proteins:
- a CDS encoding Lrp/AsnC family transcriptional regulator — MEQFKLKIIELLKEDARRTPALIATMLAAPEAEVAQAIRELEEEHIIVKYATVVNWAKVDDEKVTALIEVQITPERGRGFDAIAERIYLYPEVKSVYLMSGAYDLLVEIEGKTLKEVASFVSNKLSPIDRVLSTKTHFILKKYKQDGITFEDHEDDHRLLISP; from the coding sequence ATGGAGCAGTTCAAGCTGAAGATCATTGAGTTATTAAAAGAAGATGCGCGCCGCACCCCTGCGCTGATCGCAACGATGCTCGCCGCGCCCGAGGCGGAAGTGGCGCAAGCGATTCGCGAGCTGGAGGAAGAACATATCATCGTGAAGTACGCGACGGTCGTCAATTGGGCGAAGGTCGACGATGAGAAGGTTACGGCGCTGATTGAAGTGCAGATTACTCCCGAGCGCGGCCGCGGCTTCGATGCGATTGCGGAGCGCATTTACTTATATCCTGAAGTAAAATCCGTTTATCTCATGTCGGGCGCGTACGATCTGCTCGTCGAGATCGAAGGCAAGACGCTCAAGGAAGTGGCCTCCTTTGTCTCCAACAAGCTGTCGCCGATCGACCGCGTGCTGTCGACCAAGACGCATTTTATCCTCAAAAAATACAAACAGGACGGCATCACCTTCGAAGATCACGAAGATGACCACCGTCTGTTAATCTCGCCGTAA
- a CDS encoding aminotransferase class I/II-fold pyridoxal phosphate-dependent enzyme — protein MIEPKQQTGETQNQSMSRYLAPLVRDIPPSGIRKFFDLASGRKDIISLGVGEPDFSTPWHVREACVYSLERGNTKYTPNSGLPELREAIAEYLYESFQTPYEPADEVLVTVGGSEAIDLALRALVTPGDEILIPEPCYVSYNPITAIGGGVPVGIETFAKDQFKLTAESLKNAITPRSKILILCYPSNPTGGIMTYEDWLPIAKVVEEHDLIVISDEIYAELTYDRKHVSFASIPGMRDRTVLVSGFSKAFAMTGWRMGYACGHRDIISAMTKIHQYTVMCAPSMGQVAALEALRNGMEEKDRMVESYNQRRRLVVQGFREIGLQCHEPQGAFYAFPSIQATGLSSAEFAERCLFEAKVAVVPGQVFGIGGEGFVRCSYAYSVSQLLEAIDRIGKFMKNL, from the coding sequence ATGATTGAGCCGAAACAGCAAACGGGGGAAACCCAGAACCAATCGATGAGCCGTTATCTGGCACCGCTCGTACGCGATATTCCGCCATCGGGCATCCGGAAGTTCTTTGACCTTGCGAGCGGACGCAAGGACATTATCTCCCTTGGCGTGGGCGAGCCCGATTTCAGCACGCCGTGGCACGTCAGGGAAGCCTGTGTGTATTCCCTCGAACGCGGCAACACCAAGTACACCCCGAACTCCGGTCTGCCGGAGCTGCGGGAGGCCATCGCCGAATATTTGTACGAATCGTTCCAGACGCCGTATGAGCCGGCCGATGAGGTGCTGGTGACGGTGGGCGGCAGTGAAGCGATCGACCTGGCCCTGCGGGCTCTTGTCACGCCGGGAGACGAGATTCTGATTCCGGAGCCGTGCTATGTCTCCTACAACCCGATTACCGCGATCGGCGGCGGGGTGCCGGTCGGCATAGAGACGTTCGCCAAGGACCAGTTCAAGCTGACGGCGGAGTCGCTGAAGAATGCCATTACGCCGCGCTCGAAGATTCTCATTCTGTGCTATCCGAGCAATCCTACCGGGGGCATAATGACCTACGAGGATTGGCTGCCGATCGCCAAAGTCGTCGAAGAGCACGATCTTATCGTGATATCCGACGAAATCTATGCGGAGCTGACGTATGACCGGAAGCACGTGTCGTTTGCTTCCATCCCGGGGATGCGCGACCGCACGGTGCTCGTCAGTGGCTTCTCCAAGGCCTTCGCGATGACCGGCTGGCGGATGGGCTATGCCTGCGGACACCGGGACATCATCTCCGCCATGACCAAAATTCACCAATATACGGTGATGTGCGCTCCTTCGATGGGCCAGGTGGCCGCACTTGAGGCGCTGAGGAACGGGATGGAAGAGAAGGACCGCATGGTCGAGTCCTACAACCAGCGGCGCCGTCTGGTCGTCCAGGGCTTCCGGGAGATCGGTCTTCAGTGCCACGAGCCGCAGGGCGCGTTCTATGCGTTCCCGTCGATTCAAGCCACGGGCCTCAGCTCGGCGGAATTTGCGGAGCGCTGCCTGTTTGAGGCCAAGGTCGCAGTGGTGCCGGGGCAGGTCTTCGGCATCGGCGGAGAGGGCTTTGTCCGCTGCTCCTATGCTTATTCGGTTTCGCAGCTGCTCGAAGCGATCGATAGAATAGGAAAATTTATGAAAAATCTCTAA